Proteins from a genomic interval of Verrucomicrobium sp.:
- a CDS encoding MotA/TolQ/ExbB proton channel family protein: MIRSALLLFLLLLPPALAETPPPLPPLAAPAEAAPAPALPAVPAPAKDRTLLDLYRTGGFVMHPLAAASVAMVAIALYLQLSLSRRALLPPEEEAAFHAYLSQGQWAEAWRRAREGTSLLSKSLAAGLSRIAAGRPAMEAAAADVVYYEEGKLLTWVHYLNVIATLAPMLGLLGTVTGMIASFEQLKSGRSAPADLAGGIGEAMVATATGLLLAIPAMFLFFHYRNRLSTQAAEAGRRIGRLYDALEASSPGTPHA; the protein is encoded by the coding sequence ATGATCCGCTCCGCCCTCCTGCTGTTCCTCCTCCTTCTCCCGCCTGCCCTTGCGGAAACGCCCCCGCCGCTGCCGCCCTTGGCGGCCCCGGCGGAGGCGGCTCCGGCGCCCGCCCTGCCCGCCGTCCCGGCCCCGGCGAAGGACCGGACGCTCCTTGACCTCTACCGGACGGGCGGCTTCGTCATGCATCCGCTGGCGGCGGCCTCGGTGGCGATGGTCGCCATCGCCCTCTACCTCCAGCTTTCCCTTTCCCGCCGGGCGCTCCTGCCGCCGGAGGAGGAGGCCGCCTTCCACGCCTACCTCAGCCAGGGACAGTGGGCGGAGGCCTGGCGGCGCGCGCGGGAAGGGACTTCCCTCCTTTCCAAGAGCCTGGCCGCCGGGCTCTCCCGCATCGCCGCCGGCAGGCCCGCCATGGAGGCGGCGGCTGCCGACGTCGTCTATTACGAGGAGGGAAAGCTCCTCACCTGGGTCCATTACCTGAACGTCATCGCCACGCTCGCGCCGATGCTCGGCCTGCTCGGCACGGTCACGGGCATGATCGCCAGCTTCGAGCAGCTTAAAAGCGGCCGCTCCGCCCCGGCCGACCTGGCGGGCGGCATCGGCGAGGCGATGGTGGCCACCGCCACCGGCCTCCTCCTGGCCATCCCGGCCATGTTCCTTTTCTTCCACTACCGCAACCGCCTTTCCACCCAGGCGGCGGAGGCGGGCCGCCGCATCGGCCGCCTCTATGACGCCCTGGAGGCGTCGTCTCCCGGGACGCCGCACGCATGA
- a CDS encoding biopolymer transporter ExbD, with translation MRIRRRETEPVGLQIAPMCDVIFLVLTFFLLTAHLAGRERSLPVRLPEAAAASAPQDGEGGRLVANLDGAGRLYLGRREIDPAAFRQALRERPAPLRVLLRADAATPARRIREIVSWSAEAGAAEVILGTAQEPDRKAER, from the coding sequence ATGAGGATCCGCCGCCGGGAAACGGAGCCGGTGGGGCTGCAGATCGCGCCGATGTGCGACGTGATCTTCCTCGTCCTCACCTTCTTCCTTCTCACCGCCCATCTCGCGGGCCGGGAGCGGTCCCTGCCCGTGCGCCTGCCGGAGGCCGCCGCGGCGTCCGCCCCGCAGGACGGGGAGGGAGGGCGGCTCGTCGCCAACCTGGACGGCGCGGGCCGCCTCTATCTGGGGCGGCGGGAGATCGATCCCGCCGCGTTCCGCCAGGCCCTGCGGGAGCGGCCCGCCCCGCTGCGCGTCCTCCTGCGGGCGGACGCGGCCACGCCGGCGCGGCGCATCCGGGAGATCGTCTCCTGGAGCGCGGAGGCGGGCGCGGCGGAGGTGATCCTGGGCACGGCGCAGGAGCCGGACCGAAAGGCGGAGCGGTGA
- a CDS encoding RNA polymerase sigma factor — MKETTLEPADPALEAWVQRAQAGEEAAQQFLVESYQRRLGGFVYGLISQSAPVDDLCQAIFVKMVLSLPKLRETARFEPWLFRLARNHCLSYLRREKFRRLFFPLSETHHEVAAPPAPAAEPPEDLIRLRAALAAMPEKERALLLLAQDRDGDYRQAAETLGLTVGAFKTRVHRARRALKERMERMRKQEEADEDRRRNSLA; from the coding sequence GTGAAAGAAACGACCCTGGAACCGGCCGATCCCGCCTTGGAGGCGTGGGTCCAGAGGGCCCAGGCCGGGGAGGAGGCCGCCCAGCAGTTTCTTGTCGAAAGTTACCAGCGCCGACTGGGCGGGTTCGTCTACGGGCTGATCTCCCAGTCCGCCCCCGTTGACGACCTCTGCCAGGCTATCTTCGTGAAGATGGTCCTCTCCCTGCCGAAACTACGGGAGACGGCCCGCTTCGAGCCGTGGCTTTTCCGTCTGGCGCGCAATCACTGCCTTTCCTATCTGCGGCGGGAAAAATTCCGGCGCCTCTTTTTCCCCCTTTCCGAGACGCACCACGAGGTCGCCGCGCCGCCCGCCCCGGCGGCGGAGCCGCCGGAGGACCTGATCCGGCTCCGCGCCGCCCTGGCGGCGATGCCGGAGAAGGAGCGGGCGCTCCTCCTTTTGGCGCAGGACCGGGACGGCGACTACCGCCAGGCGGCGGAGACGCTGGGATTGACCGTCGGCGCGTTCAAGACGCGGGTCCACCGCGCGCGCCGGGCGTTGAAAGAACGGATGGAACGGATGAGAAAACAGGAGGAAGCCGATGAAGACCGGAGACGAAACAGTTTGGCATGA
- the rpsR gene encoding 30S ribosomal protein S18 gives MSQTKDTGKDGKRRRRPPKKVHKKRININKEALDFKNTETLKKFITESGRILPRRVTGMPAKLHRKLTQEIKRARNVLLVK, from the coding sequence ATGAGCCAGACCAAAGACACCGGCAAAGACGGCAAGCGCCGCCGCCGTCCGCCCAAGAAAGTCCACAAGAAGCGGATCAACATCAACAAAGAGGCCCTCGACTTCAAGAACACCGAGACCCTCAAGAAGTTCATCACGGAGAGCGGCCGCATCCTGCCCCGCCGCGTCACCGGCATGCCGGCGAAGCTCCACCGCAAGCTGACCCAGGAGATCAAGCGCGCCCGCAACGTGCTCTTGGTCAAATAA
- a CDS encoding biopolymer transporter ExbD has product MRIARRSLPAPELQIAAFVDVLFLLLVFFMVQPLSRPEGELALELPGTAAQEAPVPLPDAQRIVLRAGGEVLLNELPVGAPSDRELPRLAAILARFRAACAADGIPARVILVPDDAAVHQRIADVLAACARAGVSGVTLAGPDGAP; this is encoded by the coding sequence GTGAGGATCGCGCGCCGCTCCCTGCCCGCGCCGGAACTGCAGATCGCCGCGTTCGTCGACGTTCTTTTCCTGCTCCTGGTCTTCTTCATGGTGCAGCCGCTTTCCCGCCCGGAAGGGGAGCTGGCCCTGGAGCTGCCCGGCACGGCGGCGCAGGAGGCGCCGGTGCCCCTGCCCGACGCGCAGCGGATCGTCCTCCGCGCGGGGGGCGAGGTGCTGCTCAACGAGCTGCCCGTCGGTGCCCCGTCCGACCGGGAGCTGCCGCGCCTTGCCGCCATCCTGGCCCGCTTCCGCGCGGCCTGCGCCGCCGACGGGATTCCCGCGCGCGTCATCCTGGTCCCGGACGATGCGGCGGTCCACCAGCGGATCGCCGACGTCCTGGCCGCCTGCGCCCGGGCGGGCGTCTCCGGCGTCACCCTGGCCGGTCCCGATGGCGCGCCTTAG
- a CDS encoding TraR/DksA C4-type zinc finger protein has translation MAKADRKKAPIKKASPKPVKAKAAAPKAKPAPKKAAPAKAKPAKAAVVKVQAAKAPAAKPAPKAKAPAKAAPAVAERAPVPIKQPYNNDFLERQKQRLLELRDHLLNQMQGVAQDTLRVRAEGSEASAFGMHQADAGSDAYDKDFALSLLSQEQDALYEIEEALKRIEGRTYGVCEMSNKAIPKVRLEAIPHARFTVECQAQLERENKGRRRWDTIPQFMDSAETLVDEEDDSSEEDDRRKEKD, from the coding sequence ATGGCGAAAGCGGACCGTAAAAAAGCACCGATCAAGAAGGCTTCCCCCAAGCCCGTGAAGGCGAAGGCGGCCGCTCCCAAGGCCAAGCCCGCGCCGAAGAAGGCCGCTCCCGCCAAGGCGAAGCCGGCCAAGGCCGCGGTCGTCAAGGTTCAAGCCGCCAAAGCCCCCGCCGCCAAGCCGGCCCCCAAGGCCAAGGCGCCCGCGAAGGCCGCCCCCGCCGTGGCCGAGCGCGCGCCCGTGCCGATCAAGCAGCCCTACAACAACGATTTCCTGGAGCGCCAGAAACAGCGCCTCCTGGAACTGCGCGACCACCTGCTCAACCAGATGCAGGGCGTTGCCCAGGACACCCTCCGCGTCCGCGCCGAGGGGAGCGAAGCCTCCGCCTTCGGCATGCACCAGGCCGACGCGGGCAGCGACGCCTACGACAAAGATTTCGCCCTGAGCCTCCTTTCCCAGGAGCAGGACGCCCTCTACGAGATCGAGGAGGCCCTCAAGCGCATCGAAGGACGCACCTACGGCGTCTGCGAGATGTCGAACAAGGCCATCCCCAAGGTCCGCCTGGAGGCGATTCCCCACGCCCGCTTCACCGTTGAATGCCAGGCCCAGCTCGAGCGCGAGAACAAAGGCCGCCGCCGCTGGGACACCATCCCGCAGTTCATGGATTCGGCCGAGACGCTGGTCGACGAAGAGGATGACTCCTCCGAGGAAGACGACCGCCGTAAGGAAAAGGATTAA